A region of Periplaneta americana isolate PAMFEO1 chromosome 16, P.americana_PAMFEO1_priV1, whole genome shotgun sequence DNA encodes the following proteins:
- the LOC138691699 gene encoding THAP domain-containing protein 5-like isoform X3, producing MVNCCVPLCKSRQGSSHSKGIKYYEIPSAKELREKWLASISREGACKGSTWVPSDYSRVCSLHFRSEDYRENCKKQFLKPGVIPSIFPAYPSYLQSRKITSRKKRATSVNKESEVELCGNSVQMDLIKMEPDINPLPMQLSDTEEKKPLSEEGNLLDLPVTRIKEECVDDSYNHNPEIKFEEIILPNNFPVMKCEPEEETFVMSPIKEESMLEVTTEESEVLTERTGCLFNLYLPMSLSSETGSTLQLQKRCRICCIECGKKLTSGGMFAG from the exons TCAGCAAAAGAACTTAGAGAAAAGTGGCTGGCATCTATATCCAGAGAAGGTGCCTGTAAAGGTAGCACATGGGTTCCATCCGATTATTCACGTGTGTGTAGTCTTCATTTTCGTTCAGAAGACTATAGAGAGAACTGCAAGAAACAATTTTTAAAGCCTGGTGTTATACCGAGCATTTTCCCAGCTTACCCCAGTTATCTGCAATCTCGGAAGATTACATCTCGTAAGAAAAGAGCCACTTCAGTGAATAAGGAAAGTGAAGTAGAACTTTGCGGAAATTCTG TTCAGATGGATTTGATAAAGATGGAACCGGACATCAACCCATTGCCTATGCAGTTAAGTGATACAGAAGAGAAGAAGCCCTTATCGGAG GAAGGGAATTTATTGGATCTTCCCGTGACTAGGATAAAAGAGGAATGCGTGGACGACAGCTACAATCACAATCCAGAgataaaatttgaagaaattatACTGCCAAACAATTTCCCCGTAATGAAGTGTGAACCCGAG GAAGAGACATTTGTCATGTCTCCAATAAAAGAGGAGTCTATGCTGGAAGTAACGACAGAGGAATCTGAAGTCTTAACTGAGAG GACTGGGTGTTTGTTCAACCTTTACCTGCCAATGTCGCTGAGCTCAGAAACTGGGTCTACACTGCAGTTGCAGAAGCGGTGCCGGATATGCTGCATCGAATGTGGGAAGAAATTGACTTCAGGTGGAATGTTTGCAGGATGA
- the LOC138691699 gene encoding zinc finger protein ZFP2-like isoform X1 produces the protein MVNCCVPLCKSRQGSSHSKGIKYYEIPSAKELREKWLASISREGACKGSTWVPSDYSRVCSLHFRSEDYRENCKKQFLKPGVIPSIFPAYPSYLQSRKITSRKKRATSVNKESEVELCGNSVQMDLIKMEPDINPLPMQLSDTEEKKPLSEEGNLLDLPVTRIKEECVDDSYNHNPEIKFEEIILPNNFPVMKCEPEEETFVMSPIKEESMLEVTTEESEVLTESILYTDGIQEPQKRYTNPENCVDSVNTSSESAIESGNYDHMPRRENYLLSQSGRHTDKLTSKYDVYAECLSKSEDLETRVRADTGEKLFTCDTCGKCFKYLCYLKKHIRTHSDEKPFKCDTCGKCFSRSGNLKVHENLHTAVKLFKCDICGKCFKAPCYLNTHLRTHSGQKPFKCDTCGKRFAQSGNLRVHIRSHTGEKPYKCDSCGKFFSLSGNLKTHECLHSGEKAFKCNTCGKCFNAPCYLNTHLRTHTGEKPFKCDTCGKHFAQSGNLTTHLRSHTGEKRFKCDYCGKNFAEMGHLRTHILTHTGEKPFKCNCCEKCFSHSGSLTNHMRTHTGEKPYKCSNCMKCFSRLETLKIHIRTHKDKKLCK, from the exons TCAGCAAAAGAACTTAGAGAAAAGTGGCTGGCATCTATATCCAGAGAAGGTGCCTGTAAAGGTAGCACATGGGTTCCATCCGATTATTCACGTGTGTGTAGTCTTCATTTTCGTTCAGAAGACTATAGAGAGAACTGCAAGAAACAATTTTTAAAGCCTGGTGTTATACCGAGCATTTTCCCAGCTTACCCCAGTTATCTGCAATCTCGGAAGATTACATCTCGTAAGAAAAGAGCCACTTCAGTGAATAAGGAAAGTGAAGTAGAACTTTGCGGAAATTCTG TTCAGATGGATTTGATAAAGATGGAACCGGACATCAACCCATTGCCTATGCAGTTAAGTGATACAGAAGAGAAGAAGCCCTTATCGGAG GAAGGGAATTTATTGGATCTTCCCGTGACTAGGATAAAAGAGGAATGCGTGGACGACAGCTACAATCACAATCCAGAgataaaatttgaagaaattatACTGCCAAACAATTTCCCCGTAATGAAGTGTGAACCCGAG GAAGAGACATTTGTCATGTCTCCAATAAAAGAGGAGTCTATGCTGGAAGTAACGACAGAGGAATCTGAAGTCTTAACTGAGAG CATATTGTACACTGACGGGATTCAAGAGCCGCAGAAGAGATATACAAATCCGGAAAATTGTGTCGACTCAGTGAACACTTCTTCCGAAAGTGCCATTGAATCAGGGAACTACGACCACATGCCTAGAAGAGAGAACTATTTGCTGTCACAATCTGGCCGTCACACTGACAAATTGACTTCCAAATACGATGTCTATGCAGAATGTTTATCAAAATCTGAAGATCTCGAAACACGTGTACGTGCAGATACTGGCGAAAAGCTATTTACATGTGATACATGTGGCAAATGCTTCAAATATCTTTGCTATCTGAAAAaacacatacgcacgcacagcgacgaaaagccattcaaatgcgatactTGTGGGAAATGTTTCTCACGATCGGGAAATCTCAAAGTCCATGAAAACTTGCACACTGCCGTAAAGCTCTTTAAATgtgatatctgcggaaaatgttTCAAAGCTCCTTGCTATTTGAACACTCATTTACGTACACATTCTGGTcaaaagccattcaaatgtgataCTTGTGGGAAACGTTTTGCACAATCAGGAAATCTTAGAGTGCATATACGTTCGCACACTGGCGAGAAGCCATACAAATGCGATAGTTGTGGGAAATTTTTTTCTCTATCGGGTAATCTCAAAACCCATGAATGCTTGCACTCGGGCGAAAAGGCCTTCAAATGTAATacctgtggaaagtgtttcaatGCTCCATGCTATCTAAACACTCATTTACGCACGCATACTGGCGAAAAACCGTTCAAATGCGACACTTGTGGGAAACATTTTGCACAATCGGGAAATCTTACAACACATTTACGCTCACACACTGGCGAAAAGCGTTTCAAATGCGATTATTGTGGAAAAAATTTCGCAGAAATGGGGCATCTGAGAACTCACATACTTACTCACACGGGGGAAAAGCCGTTCAAATGCAATTGTTGCGAGAAATGTTTCTCCCATTCAGGCTCTCTCACAAATCATATGCGAACGCACACTGGCGAGAAGCCATACAAATGTTCTAACTGCATGAAATGTTTTTCGAGATTAGAAACTCTCAAAATCCATATACGCACGCACAAAGACAAAAAGCTATGCAAATGA
- the LOC138691699 gene encoding zinc finger protein ZFP2-like isoform X2, giving the protein MTKFPCTGENYLPSVIIYSAQRSTTFSPEENHQAREKPRNSIFQMDLIKMEPDINPLPMQLSDTEEKKPLSEEGNLLDLPVTRIKEECVDDSYNHNPEIKFEEIILPNNFPVMKCEPEEETFVMSPIKEESMLEVTTEESEVLTESILYTDGIQEPQKRYTNPENCVDSVNTSSESAIESGNYDHMPRRENYLLSQSGRHTDKLTSKYDVYAECLSKSEDLETRVRADTGEKLFTCDTCGKCFKYLCYLKKHIRTHSDEKPFKCDTCGKCFSRSGNLKVHENLHTAVKLFKCDICGKCFKAPCYLNTHLRTHSGQKPFKCDTCGKRFAQSGNLRVHIRSHTGEKPYKCDSCGKFFSLSGNLKTHECLHSGEKAFKCNTCGKCFNAPCYLNTHLRTHTGEKPFKCDTCGKHFAQSGNLTTHLRSHTGEKRFKCDYCGKNFAEMGHLRTHILTHTGEKPFKCNCCEKCFSHSGSLTNHMRTHTGEKPYKCSNCMKCFSRLETLKIHIRTHKDKKLCK; this is encoded by the exons ATGACAAAATTTCCATGTACTGGAGAGAATTATCTTCCATCTGTTATAATATATTCTGCACAGAGATCCAccactttttctccagaagaaaatcaCCAAGCACGAGAGAAACCACGAAATTCCATAT TTCAGATGGATTTGATAAAGATGGAACCGGACATCAACCCATTGCCTATGCAGTTAAGTGATACAGAAGAGAAGAAGCCCTTATCGGAG GAAGGGAATTTATTGGATCTTCCCGTGACTAGGATAAAAGAGGAATGCGTGGACGACAGCTACAATCACAATCCAGAgataaaatttgaagaaattatACTGCCAAACAATTTCCCCGTAATGAAGTGTGAACCCGAG GAAGAGACATTTGTCATGTCTCCAATAAAAGAGGAGTCTATGCTGGAAGTAACGACAGAGGAATCTGAAGTCTTAACTGAGAG CATATTGTACACTGACGGGATTCAAGAGCCGCAGAAGAGATATACAAATCCGGAAAATTGTGTCGACTCAGTGAACACTTCTTCCGAAAGTGCCATTGAATCAGGGAACTACGACCACATGCCTAGAAGAGAGAACTATTTGCTGTCACAATCTGGCCGTCACACTGACAAATTGACTTCCAAATACGATGTCTATGCAGAATGTTTATCAAAATCTGAAGATCTCGAAACACGTGTACGTGCAGATACTGGCGAAAAGCTATTTACATGTGATACATGTGGCAAATGCTTCAAATATCTTTGCTATCTGAAAAaacacatacgcacgcacagcgacgaaaagccattcaaatgcgatactTGTGGGAAATGTTTCTCACGATCGGGAAATCTCAAAGTCCATGAAAACTTGCACACTGCCGTAAAGCTCTTTAAATgtgatatctgcggaaaatgttTCAAAGCTCCTTGCTATTTGAACACTCATTTACGTACACATTCTGGTcaaaagccattcaaatgtgataCTTGTGGGAAACGTTTTGCACAATCAGGAAATCTTAGAGTGCATATACGTTCGCACACTGGCGAGAAGCCATACAAATGCGATAGTTGTGGGAAATTTTTTTCTCTATCGGGTAATCTCAAAACCCATGAATGCTTGCACTCGGGCGAAAAGGCCTTCAAATGTAATacctgtggaaagtgtttcaatGCTCCATGCTATCTAAACACTCATTTACGCACGCATACTGGCGAAAAACCGTTCAAATGCGACACTTGTGGGAAACATTTTGCACAATCGGGAAATCTTACAACACATTTACGCTCACACACTGGCGAAAAGCGTTTCAAATGCGATTATTGTGGAAAAAATTTCGCAGAAATGGGGCATCTGAGAACTCACATACTTACTCACACGGGGGAAAAGCCGTTCAAATGCAATTGTTGCGAGAAATGTTTCTCCCATTCAGGCTCTCTCACAAATCATATGCGAACGCACACTGGCGAGAAGCCATACAAATGTTCTAACTGCATGAAATGTTTTTCGAGATTAGAAACTCTCAAAATCCATATACGCACGCACAAAGACAAAAAGCTATGCAAATGA
- the LOC138691700 gene encoding uncharacterized protein isoform X3, with amino-acid sequence MDVIKMEPDINPLPLESNDTEEKKSLSEEGNLLDLPVTRIKEDCVDDSYIHTEIKFEENILPITFPVVKCEAEEVSFVVSTLKEESLLEVSTEESGVLTERNQLHVKTPSNLVFLKLVGSAFVMCSAYVEVELRKVSYVAAPGLKAGCHILHEEDDGSQMRS; translated from the exons ATGGATGTGATAAAGATGGAACCGGACATCAACCCATTGCCTCTGGAGTCAAATGATACAGAAGAGAAGAAGTCCTTATCAGAG GAAGGGAATTTATTGGATCTTCCCGTGACAAGGATAAAAGAGGATTGCGTGGACGACAGCTATATTCACACAGagataaaatttgaagaaaatatactacCAATCACTTTTCCTGTAGTGAAGTGTGAAGCCGAG GAAGTGTCATTTGTCGTGTCCACATTAAAAGAGGAGTCTTTGCTGGAAGTATCGACAGAGGAATCTGGTGTCTTAACTGAGAG GAATCAGCTTCATGTGAAAACTCCCAGCAACTTGGTCTTCCTGAAGTTGGTAGGgtcagcatttgtgatgtgttctgcatatgtggaagttgAGTTGCGGAAGGTATCATATGTTGCTGCCCCAGGATTAAAAGCAGGCTGCCACATTCTGCATGAAGAAGATGACGGGTCACAAATGAGAAG
- the LOC138691700 gene encoding zinc finger protein 782-like isoform X2: MDVIKMEPDINPLPLESNDTEEKKSLSEEGNLLDLPVTRIKEDCVDDSYIHTEIKFEENILPITFPVVKCEAEEVSFVVSTLKEESLLEVSTEESGVLTESILYTDGIQEPQKKHTNPENCVSSVTPCSKSALESEIYDHMSGTKDNLLSQSGRHTDKLTSKCDTYAECLSKSENLETRVGARTGEKLFKCDTCGKCFQYPSYLSKHVRTHTGEKPCKCDRCGERLSGSGNLKNHECFLIDEKPYECNICGKNFQAPCFLNVHIRTHTGEKPFKCDICGRHFTQSGHLKTHVRSHTGERPFKCDTCGKMFKVLWSLRKHIRTHTGEKPFNCKFCGRNFTESGNLRSHIRVHTGEKPFRCDCCGKCFTHVSSRMSHMRTHTGEKPYKCSICMKGFSGLGSLKIHIRTHRE, from the exons ATGGATGTGATAAAGATGGAACCGGACATCAACCCATTGCCTCTGGAGTCAAATGATACAGAAGAGAAGAAGTCCTTATCAGAG GAAGGGAATTTATTGGATCTTCCCGTGACAAGGATAAAAGAGGATTGCGTGGACGACAGCTATATTCACACAGagataaaatttgaagaaaatatactacCAATCACTTTTCCTGTAGTGAAGTGTGAAGCCGAG GAAGTGTCATTTGTCGTGTCCACATTAAAAGAGGAGTCTTTGCTGGAAGTATCGACAGAGGAATCTGGTGTCTTAACTGAGAG CATATTGTACACTGACGGGATTCAAGAACCGCAGAAGAAACACACAAATCCGGAAAATTGTGTCTCCTCAGTGACCCCTTGTTCCAAAAGTGCCCTTGAATCAGAGATTTACGACCACATGAGTGGAACAAAGGACAATTTGCTATCACAGTCTGGCCGTCATACTGACAAATTGACTTCCAAATGCGATACTTATGCAGAATGTTTATCGAAATCTGAAAATCTTGAAACCCGTGTAGGTGCCCGTACTGGCGAAAAGCTATTTAAATGTGATACATGTGGCAAATGTTTCCAGTATCCTTCCTATCTGAGCAAACATGTACGCACTCACACTGGCGAAAAGCCATGCAAATGCGATAGATGTGGGGAACGTTTGTCAGGATCGGGAAATTTAAAAAACCATGAGTGCTTCCTCATTGACGAAAAGCCTTACGAATGTAAtatatgtggtaaaaatttcCAAGCCCCTTGCTTTTTAAACGTTCATATACGCACCCATACTGgtgaaaagccattcaaatgcgatatatgtggaagacattttacacAATCTGGACATCTCAAAACACATGTACGCTCGCACACTGGCGAAAGGCCTTTCAAGTGTGATACTTGTGGGAAAATGTTCAAAGTATTGTGGTCTCTAAGAAAACATATACGTACGCACACTGGCGAAAAGCCTTTCAACTGCAAATTTTGTGGAAGAAACTTCACAGAATCGGGAAATCTGAGATCGCACATACGTgttcacacaggcgagaagccgTTCAGATGCGATTGTTGCGGAAAATGTTTCACCCATGTGAGCTCACGCATGAGTCATATGCGCACTCACACTGGTGAAAAGCCATATAAATGTTCTATCTGTATGAAAGGTTTTTCAGGGTTAGGATCTCTCAAAATACATATACGCACGCACAGAGAGTAA